One Antedon mediterranea chromosome 1, ecAntMedi1.1, whole genome shotgun sequence genomic window, CTGCCATAAAGGAGAAGCTTATCGCCAATGATGATATTTCTGCCATAAAAGAGAACTTATCGCCAATGGTGCTATTTCTGCCATAAAGAAGAAGCTTATCGCAAATGGTGATATTTCTGCCATAAAGGAAAAGCTTATCGCCAATGGTGATATTTCTGCCATAAAGAAGAAGCTTATCGCCAATGGTAATACTTCTGCCATAAAAGAGAAGCTTATCGCCAATGGTGATATTTCTGCCATAAAGGAGAAGCTTATCGCCAATGATGATATTTCTGCCATAAAGGAGAACTTATCGCCAATGGTGCTATTTCTGCCATAAAGAAGAAGCTTATCGCAAATGGTGATATTTCTGCCATAAAGGAAAAGCTTATCGCCAATGGTGATATTTCTGCCATAAAGAAGAAGCTTATCGCCAATGGTAATACTTCTGCCGTAAAGGAGAAGCTTATCTCAAATGGTGATATTTCTGCCATAAAGAAGAAGCTTATCGCCAATGATGATATTTCTGCCATAAAGGAGAAGCGTATCGCCAATGGTGATATTTCTGCCATAAAGAGGAAGCTAATCGCCAATGATAATATTTCTGCCATAAAGAAGAAGCTTATCGCCAATGGTGATATTTCTGCCATAAAGAAGAAGCTTATCGCCAATGGTGATATTTCTGCCATAAAGGAGAAGCTTATCGCCAATGGTGATATTTCTGCCATAAAGGAGAAGCTTATCGCCAATGGTGATATTTCTGCCATAAGGAGGAAGCTAATCGCCAATGATGATATTTCTGCCATAAAGGAGAAGCTTATCGACAATggtgatatttatttatacatgtaCTCTACACGGTCTATTTCCCATCGCTGCTGATGATATCCATATCACACGGAACTTAACCGCTTGAATCTGAGATAATGTTGTAATAAATGAAAAGAATAATTAAGCCGGAACTGCACGACACATCTGGATTCCAATTAATCATTTCAGAACGAGAGTATAATGGAGACCAAAGCCGAGTCGTTAATGTTAACATTACAATATGCATAATAGATATCTATTTCTCGATGTGTTCATACCGACCTTAAGAACTCGCCACCCGTTGCTTATCTTGTCATATCAGTAAAACGAGAGAATGCGGAGGCGAATAAAAAGTAGGCAACAGACGAAGATGTATTGGTGATGACATGTAGGGCATACAACGATGTACAAAATAGACAGTGACAGATTGCATTTAAGCTGTAAGAACATAAGCATATTGGCAATATTTGTTTATCgtgaaaatgtatttttgctATGACGAATTAAATGGGATGTCTGATGATACTTTCTTATTATACACGGTGAAGTTCTTTTGATTGAAGCTGTTTTCACTCCTAAAGAGTGAGTTTTCACTCTTAAAGAGTGAGTTTTCACTCTTGTAAAGTGATCAAAATTGCATTCGCTCTTTTCTAAGGTTATACTCTTTTTTAAGAATAACACTTAAGCACACTCCTAAAAAGAGTGAAAATTCACTCTAAACGATTTGATTTTTACTCTCTTCTGTTAGTTCAAAGTATGGGGATGTAATGCTATGAAACGAACACATTAAACACACAGGAATGGTTGCGGTGgtggtataggcctatttgactttatttatttatttatattattttgtgtacCGGTTATTCTGCTGGTTTGTTAGcttatttgtttttttgaataaattatgatCTGATCTGTATCCATGTggtataatttatgttttaatcaGCACATTTTTACATCAACGTCATCAGCGAATTACCTGTACCGTATCTTTACATAGTATAACTTGTCCAGTACTCATGTATTAGACCTACATTGGCGACGGTGtgtaaagcttgattcccactagaacgtaacgcaaggacgtaaacgcaacgcaagcgttttaaccaatgacaagcgaagatatagacagttagcaatcacaagcgaataagccatcgcttgtgattggtcaattcacttgcgttgcgttacgtccttgcgttgcgtcgctagtgggaaccatgctttaaTGTCAGATTAGGCGTATGGCCTCATACAGGGGTAACATGTGATGTGCATCTAATAGTGAATGTGCCTAACTGGACAAATTAAACGTTTTATTGACGATTATTTCGTATCATAGACAACTCAATAAAGTCCACAGTGCTTCCTAAACAAGATTACATCAATTAATCAAACACTCGTCCATATACAAACGAATGTGAATGCCTTCTTTTAATGACTAGAACTAACATTAAGTTCAACTGATGACGACAACTGTAAAAAGAACATTTCGTGCACCAGCCTCCACGATGACTCGCGTTTGGTCTGTTGAATAAAAAAACGATGTTCTTTGTTAATGTTCCTCAATAATTCGCCCTAAAAATGTGagaatattttaactttatgcCGTAGAATGTTGATCGTATAAGAACACCCACACCAGCAGTGTGAAACTAGTCTATTATGCTCTAACCCTtcttcctaggcctactgttaaaAATTCAAACtgaaatgtttataatttggTCCGCACCTAAAATTCATCTATAGCAGATTTCTGTTGTATACTTTGGCAATAAGAATCAATGGAGCAGTAATGAGTTGACCGGCACACATTGCATTGTCTTagttttattatactgtatttctttttttatgacAGTAATTCCTTTGCTTGATATCACGAATATGCATGgcacgccatgtgtgccaaaaaaGTGTTGGGAATCTCCCACTTTATTGTAATGTAATCTCCTTTTCATccataaaatgtgtttttttatctcaatttttattaattttgtttatttatatttttttgtaaattaaaacataCAGGAAAGGGTGGTACAACTGGtttttaatgtaggcctacctataacACCTTTACTACAAAGGAGATGCTAAACTACAACCAATGATACTTTTTAAACCAAAGCATTATgtgtaaatgtatttttaaatgttttacaaaTTTATCGTGTACTTCTAAATATACGTACATTGTTACATTGTCACTCtatttaacataaatatttttaaaagggATATATAATGTCCACGCACGTATTTCGTTGCGTTGGcgtaaatcaaatattaatacacTGTTCCATTGAGATGTCAAGAACTTACGTTGAATATACTAAATGACAGCATTCGATtgtaataaagtaaaataatatactataaaattGAATGTATGTCGTATATGATGCCTGTCCAACTAAAAGAATCTCTTTGAATAGACTAATAAATAGTAGGCTTACACATTCgattgtaatacattgttttctaataataatgACTCTTAAGTATGCCTATGTTTATAAAATGATTCCTGTCCAATTAAGTGATTTCTTAGAATAGACTAAAGGTTTACACATTcgattgaaataaacatttgttCCAAATATGACTATTAAAGTATGCctatgtttgtttaaaaaatgatttttgtcCAATTAAAGGGATTTATTAGAATGGACTAATACATAGTAGGCTTACAAATTCGATTGTAATACATGGTTTTCTAAATTTGtcttatgtttaaaaaaaatattccttcCGAAATATATTTCACAATATCATTTTACGCAAACGAGTTATGAACACATTCGATTGAATTAAACTGTTCAAAGTAGTGTCATTGAATGCATGCCTATATTTCAGTCAAAAATGATTTCGGTCGAATGAAAAGGATTACTTGAGTTCTTAAAGattgtcttcactatcaaacttgatgtgacaaaaacatgtgatgtacatgatgatgatgtcatatcactaccatatttgggcacatcacacttttttttgtcgaactagttttatagtgtagacagagcttaattctGTAAACAAAATGACTATAAAATTGATGttaaactgtttattttaaaaacatgattattttctttataaaattGGTCTAAGTAAATAAATGAATCCTGCCGTATTAAAGAATTCTGATTTCTTTGTCAAAACGaaattaataacataatttgcCATCTTAAAACTATAAGTACGGTGTTTATCTTACACTTTGAtggtaatattataataacacgCGCTATATCACTTTAATTAAACGATTTAATGGACACAATACAATTGATCGATTGTCCACGTGCCAATTGCATAAATAACACAGAGCTTAGAGATTTAGTGATATATCGGTAATTTATGTTGATAcgttattaaataatttattataatatcgcGGTCATAATGCGATGTTTATTCACAAGTGTAGTATTAAAATCATGGTTTTAAAAGCCCTTTGTATTTCATAATTCCCAAGATGACAAAATAATATGATGAAAATAACATGTTTAAGTTAAATGAGACCGCAAAAACACATAGATAATTATGTACGCTTTAACCACCACAAATGcttattaatatactgtaaaaaaatcTCGACAAAAAAGTCCATGGGCTTCCTCTTTTTGGGGACTCTTTGGGTGGACTTATTTTCGAGATGGGATTATTTTCGAGATTACTCAAGAGTGGGGGAGAGaatgaggggggggggggattctTTTCGAATGCTGTGAATTTTGTGAACTGCTACTAAAATAATATGATTGTTTAGACAGTCCCTGCCAAAAACTGTACACTTTTGCCAAAGAAGCAGGAAGGAAGAAGATACAATAGGCCATCAAAGCACCatttggaaaacaataaattataaaataaatatcggaggatttaattttaaaagagcGAAATGGCTAACGAGGCAAAACAAGATGAAGAAGACAATTATTTCTCTGttatatacaataaatacttttatttctagttagtatttttattaattatttcaatgaTTTAGACACGTagtacacaaaataaaaactgtaaacGTCATAGCACAGCAGAAGACGTTCCAACAGCAAATAAACGCATTGTTTTGTCTGTTATTTTATAATGAAACTGACGTGATGCGTTCCTGTTTGGCCTCCCGTCGTCTAGCTCTCTTCTCATGATGTTTATCTGGAATAGAATAAAAACGAATAAATTTCGATCGAAGTCTATCATCTGTGTCATAACTTTCTTTGTGAATTAAAgcatagaaaataataaaaaggatTGCCATTCAGCACAACATTTCAGGGAAAAAGTATAAGTAACTGAAAAAGTTGTAAACGTCCCATAGTGTCTCTGAAAACGgctatatttattttcataaaatacATATCAAAGCAGATAAATATAAAGGGACCGAATTGTCTCAGGGCCGAATAGTCCTGGTTTGAATTAACCCAGGGCCGAAAcggtcccgggccgaatcgtctcagggccgaatagTCCTGGTTTGAATTAACCCAGGGCCGAAACGATCCTGGGCCGAATCGTCTTAGGGCCTAATCGTACCACTACCATAACAATGAATTCATGGGGTATGAATAGAGGCTTTTCTATAGATGGCTACAATTGTACATACCTGACCATGTACATCCTTTGAGTATCCAGTAGGCAGTGGGTGGCACTCAATGCTATGTGTGCTTCTGTGTAACATGAGTGTATGCAGTTGTTGGTTTGATTCATCTAGTGTATCTTTGTCATCATGCACCAGTAATACAACACACCCATTCTGATAAAAAAAACCGGTTTAGCAAGTTTAAAAGgagtaaattatataaaaacaggGAGGATCTAGGATGCCTGAGGGAATATAAGATGATTTGAAAATCTTTACTATTACATGGTTGTGTTTCATAATTCATTTAATCCTAGTGCAACATCTAAGACAAATTAAGTGGTCAAGTGGTTAAAGCAGGGCACTGTAAATAATAGCCATTATATCAGAATGGGTTATAATTctagtggtagaacaagtcttcccGGACAAAGACTTAAAACTGGAAGTCTTGTGTACACATCtgttgtgtgcactttaaagaacccagtagaATATTCCAGAAGTGTGGGGATGTATCAAGGTGTACTGGTACATCTCAGCCCCTATGCTTCATGATAGGTTCTGCACTGTGGCTTTGGGTCTGTAAAGGACACTAACTGATAATATAGCTGCATCCATTCTtatgtttactttatttaccTTCCCACAAAACCAGACTTGACAATATTGAATAAAGTCCAGAACTGTGTTGACACTCAAGCCCAGACTGATCAAAACGCTGACATCATCAATAATAAGAGTAACAGGAGAATTGTCACATCCAGACTTAGACAAACGTGTTGTTATATGCACTAACAAAGACTGCAGATCAAGTTTACTATTCCTGGAAAAGCAATAAAAGAAGATAATTACTATACATCAGGTAAGATTGTATCTTATTCTGCTTACACCACAGCTGATTATCTGttgatttcttttaaataagCCTACATAACTGGCAATTTCTAGCTAGTCCCTAATACAGGAGGATAACTCCTTAGCTACATCCCTATTAAGAGCGATACTGTCTAATAAAATGCAATAAGCAGTAATAGGCAATAAACCCCTTTACATGGATTCGGATACCCTTATTTTAATACGGGTATCCATGAAAAGAGGCAAATTCATCAAAATGTAGATACTTTACCTACTCTACTACAGTATTTACTAGATGCTGTATGCTGAGCCTACATCaaactaatacacaacccataTTTGTGCCCTAATGGCTAATTGTAAAGTTCTGTCTTACCTTATACAGGCCAGTGGAGATGTTTCCGAGTTTTGATTGGCTGGTTGTATTGTTTCTTGAGATAATTGAAGGCCATCAATCACTGTCACCTGACCATCATCCCTAGCTTTCATTAAATTTATACCCTGTGATAAtgttcaaattaatttaaaatgcgaATCCTATATTGAAACCATGCAATACAGTTGGACATTAGGTATGTGAAAATGTcaaatcatagagatattatatagaactataatatctctatggtcaaATTAATCCTCttacatgtatatatatatacatatatctaaaaatttaattattttaatagtttaaaaactttaagattaaattaaactttatgtgtcaaaaaaaatgtcatgtgcccaaatatggataCTTTGACgtttactaccatatttgggcacatcaaaaaCAGTttagaccatggaggtataaaatgaaataagtcTATGTGAGACCGAATGAATTGTTACTAGGAACATTCAACGAAACGTATCGACAACTTACAAGCTTGTGTGCAACTGAACAATAGTGACTAAATGTTTGTGACAAACACAGCAGGCACACCTTACTTCTTCCTATGAGACAGAAAAAAAAGGATTTACTTCAAAGAAGTAAGAATGGGAATTTGTTGTTGTGCCTCATAATTACTAATAAAAATATTCAAGAATGCTGAAGTTCTGTgaactattttatattaatagtacaggaaacaaattttataaaacgtattataattgttttgaaatAATACTGTACCTTTAACATAAAGACTAATGAAATGATGAATTAGAAAATTTGCATCAATGTTTGAATCAGCGATAGTAATAACTTCAcccttaaaatataaaatacaaataaactgagTATAGAATAGTATAGGCCGATCCCCTATTATAGTagtcttattttaataattcatgTCGCCTTGAGCTATAGTTAATCTAGGCcttgcatttattatttatgcataatactaatttaattattactaggcctaggcctatttagttgAAGTTGAgcaataaattatacataaaagTTAAGGTTCTAATCAAAGTTGGGGCTGAAACTTAATCATAATTATGCTAGGCCAATTTGATCACTTCCTGTAAAACACTAATACCCTATGTCTCGTTCACATCCCGCTACAACTCGATATGTCATGTAGTCGTGTGCCATGCTGTGTGCATTTgatagcctagcctactaggtcTTCTAACAAAAGGAAAGTCAAGGAAAACTAGCAATTGACCCTTAACgtagtatataatataatacaaatataattaccTGTGGTAGATTATTCACATCAAATTGCAGGACTTCATTCAAatcattaaacatttttgataaaatttcCGTCAAAAAAAGATCGAAAAAAGTAAATACTTAGACAGCGCCCGCTATAAACAAGACATTTTTTtagtatataaaaaataagatCTTTGAATTTTATCGATCAAAGATATGATATCTTTATTCCATTTTGGTTGAGGGCAGCATTAATAAAAACAGTCTgttaaaaataagcaaaatgGCGGAAGGTAGTGAAATAACGCCTGAACAAACCGAGCAATTAATTCAGTTCCAGGTAagttttggtattttttttactttaaagttgcttttgttatgtatatttatctattggtatatCATTTGCGGTAGTTGTTAGTGATTTTCAGGTATTTTGAAGACCATATCTTAGGCCTAGTTTGGAGAGTATTATAATCCTCAACCAGCAGAAGAAAGCAACAAACAACCGGGATTACTCAACTGCAACCAAACACGTCAGACCAGGATACTAGGCCTAAGCGATTATGAAACACCGCCGATGACTGTCATAGGTTACGTACGAGATACagacaattaaataaataacactaAACTTGGTTATATTGTACTTTTGCAAAAGCCCACCACTACAAGACAGACGAAAAGATgcattttaataacatttaaaaacaattagaCTTTTTATCATTCATTTACTATTTTAGGACTTGACTGGAATAGAAGACATGGACAAGTGCAGGCAAATTCTGGAACGTCATAATTGGAATATAGAGgtttgtattgtaatttaacAACATACAAATAGtatcaaaatcaaataaaaataaatagatcCTAAATAACACTACACATGCATAAGGAACTAAGTAATCAATTTAACCTCTGGAGGCttaaaatgtttagaaaatatAAGGGCTGATTAGGTGTAACTTATTTGTCATTTTCACTCTTTAAAAACCTTTCATTTTAAACAGATTGCTGTGCAAGACACTTTTAATGAATCAGAGGGAAGACCATCAGTATTCGAGGACCAAGTTAGGGAACGTAGACGAGAGGTAGAACCTGTAGTCAATGTAAATCCTGTAGATCAAAGGTGCAGATAATTTCTTTCTTagcaaaaaataaacaacaagaCCAACCTCCGCCTAGAggagtaaaaagagaaaatggATCAAGAATTGTGATAAAGATCCGTcttttaattttgataaaaatacaataatagggCTCATATAAGTTGACACGTTTGGGACCTAACTATTattcttaataggggtgtcccaagcAAAGGgaaatactactgtactatacaTGGAAAAAGTAGATTCTGTAGTACAAAAATATAACCAAaacatttattcttttattcacagagtttttacaataattagacCTCAACCTGTAACCACATGGTCTCAGTGGTTCACCATGCTTGTGATATCACCCTTTCGTTTCACATTCTCCACATTCTATGGCATATTTAATTGGGTACGACGTCTCATATGGCCAGATCCGCGCCGCATAGTCGTCGACCCAGTGGCGGATGTCATGTCTTTTATTCATAATTACGAAGAAACATATGGTGCTATTCATCCCACGTTTTATCAAGGAACTTATAGCCAGGTAAAGTGTTCAATTGACATTTGATGGTCAGTTTGGGGCAGCCCAATCTACTTGTTTAGTTTAACGACTTATGTTTGTGTTCTtatgaaaaatatgatatactATTAATAATGCTACCAGTCTAATTTCACTTATTTCTATACCTAGTGTTATGACTTACATCTTGGTTAATATTTATTCGGTAACcgtaattattatgtatttaatttcaGGCAGTCAATGATGCAAAGAAAGAACTCAAATTTCTGTTAGTGTATTTGCACAGTGGAGAGCATCAAGATACACCTTCATTTTGTAGGCAAGTttgttctgtctacactaccaaaccttatgtgacaacaaatataatgtgccaatatatggatatgatgattaTGCATTATAAATTTTGATTTCTGTTTTAGAGAGACTTTAGGCAACACAGATGTATGTGAATTTATCAATACACGCATGTTATTTTGGGCAGCATCTATAGACACCCCTGAGGGATATAGAGGTAAGCTCactttctttgtattttttgacaaatttaCTGGAATTTGGGTACAAGGGAATTCTGAGAGAAAAAGTAGCCCAGTAATATAAACCATATCAAAatgttgtttctttatttcagtATCATTAACACTAAGagaaaacacctacccattcCTAGCAATTATTGTACAAAGAGATAGTAGAATGACAGTTGTTGCTCGTATAGAGGGAGCAATTAAGCCGCAAGATTTGATACAGCGGTTAACACGCGTTATGAACGATATGGAAGGTTACCTGGTAGCTGCACGCCATGACCGTGAAGCGCGCCAATTCACGCAGACGCTACGTCAACAGCAAGATCAGGCCTACGAAGAATCTCTAAAAGCTGATCAGGAAAAAGTAGGTCTaaattatgtacagtagtacagtaaaacctctattatTAGAGACCAATAAAGTGTCCCTTTATTAGGGTTTACATTTTGTAACTGCCCTAAAAATAATGCGAGTGATATTCGTTATTCAAGTCCAACACCCAAGGTGCTCCTTTATTCCTGTTTCTTGAATGTGAACCAGATtactaaaacaaaacataacaatgACCTATAAATGCATGTCTAGCAATATATGTGGCTCCTTAAGCGTCAAACTGAAAAGTTTTGTGTTtaagttaaaacaaacaatataaaagacGATcccttaaaatggacctgaaatggattttcgatttttttcattttagaatgatgttttggaggctattaggtgttgctagaatgtatattgttacaaaatataaattggcccttttggggaaagccccatttgaaaatcaaaaaaattcgcgggtgacgtcactttgcagttttttggctataactcttgaaatctatgaatgaattttattcatattttactttggcttgacaatgagcgcagcaagttgttgatatcgctttggtcttggatgcacatgaaacggagcctcgccgcatgatgtgggtggtggatcgactccgcgcactggattgggggcctaggcctagtaaaggtttgggaggtaggccttctaaattcgggttttagaacaaacgaagtacattttagggacctatatttcaacaacattagatattgaataaattagtattagtgtcaacgc contains:
- the LOC140057480 gene encoding elongator complex protein 6-like isoform X2 encodes the protein MLKEEVRCACCVCHKHLVTIVQLHTSLDDGQVTVIDGLQLSQETIQPANQNSETSPLACIRNSKLDLQSLLVHITTRLSKSGCDNSPVTLIIDDVSVLISLGLSVNTVLDFIQYCQVWFCGKNGCVVLLVHDDKDTLDESNQQLHTLMLHRSTHSIECHPLPTGYSKDVHGQINIMRRELDDGRPNRNASRQFHYKITDKTMRLFAVGTSSAVL
- the LOC140057480 gene encoding elongator complex protein 6-like isoform X1; the protein is MFNDLNEVLQFDVNNLPQGEVITIADSNIDANFLIHHFISLYVKGRSKVCLLCLSQTFSHYCSVAHKLGINLMKARDDGQVTVIDGLQLSQETIQPANQNSETSPLACIRNSKLDLQSLLVHITTRLSKSGCDNSPVTLIIDDVSVLISLGLSVNTVLDFIQYCQVWFCGKNGCVVLLVHDDKDTLDESNQQLHTLMLHRSTHSIECHPLPTGYSKDVHGQINIMRRELDDGRPNRNASRQFHYKITDKTMRLFAVGTSSAVL
- the LOC140057534 gene encoding FAS-associated factor 2-like codes for the protein MAEGSEITPEQTEQLIQFQDLTGIEDMDKCRQILERHNWNIEIAVQDTFNESEGRPSVFEDQVRERRREVEPVVNVNPVDQRVFTIIRPQPVTTWSQWFTMLVISPFRFTFSTFYGIFNWVRRLIWPDPRRIVVDPVADVMSFIHNYEETYGAIHPTFYQGTYSQAVNDAKKELKFLLVYLHSGEHQDTPSFCRQTLGNTDVCEFINTRMLFWAASIDTPEGYRVSLTLRENTYPFLAIIVQRDSRMTVVARIEGAIKPQDLIQRLTRVMNDMEGYLVAARHDREARQFTQTLRQQQDQAYEESLKADQEKARKRKEEDDKKKMEEINAQKLADEEERKIQERDELKRQKLESLPVEADANDADSIKVVFKMPNGMRLERCFLNSQSLQVVYDYIFVQDDVPNEFQIVTNYPRRVLQCQSTDDVPTVQTLSEAGLQKREMLYVQDISD